A part of Rhodamnia argentea isolate NSW1041297 chromosome 8, ASM2092103v1, whole genome shotgun sequence genomic DNA contains:
- the LOC115736681 gene encoding zinc finger protein CO3-like yields the protein MYSGTYAHSDTQCPYPTSDMAATSSFPSLPLPPLTIPNLDPLGAVAEFDSLKPLSRYPDASHSSTSSSGGSSCYSSPSSFPSAETQSGPSLFQRSISSLSLQRNEGVCYHYSPLAMSALELAESETSPVRRVYSTGDLQRVNGLQHKQRSESPLMSESNMIIEGMSRACRYSPEEKKERIERYRSKRNQRNFNKKIKYACRKTLADSRPRIRGRFARNDEIDKCYQLPWSHEAGGEDEEEDEDDNWANFLDSFSSGNL from the exons atGTACAGCGGCACGTACGCGCACTCCGACACTCAATGCCCCTACCCAACGTCCGACATGgccgccacgtcatctttcccgtcgctccccctccctcccttgACCATCCCCAACCTGGACCCGCTAGGCGCGGTCGCCGAGTTCGACTCGTTGAAACCGCTGAGCCGCTACCCGGACGCCTCACACAGCAGCACCAGCAGCAGCGGCGGCAGCAGCTGCTACAGCTCGCCGAGCTCGTTCCCGAGTGCCGAGACTCAGTCGGGGCCGAGCTTGTTCCAGAGAAGCATCAGCAGCCTCTCGCTGCAGAGAAACGAGGGGGTTTGTTATCATTACAGCCCCCTCGCCATGAGTGCTCTCGAGTTGGCTGAGTCGGAAACGAGTCCTGTGAGGCGAGTTTACAGCACCGGCGATTTGCAG AGAGTTAACGGGCTGCAGCACAAGCAGAGATCGGAGAGTCCACTGATGAGCGAGAGCAACATGATCATCGAAGGGATGAGCAGAGCGTGCCGATATAGCccggaggagaagaaggagaggatCGAGAGGTACAGGAGCAAGAGGAACCAGAGAAATTTCAACAAGAAGATCAAg TACGCCTGCAGGAAAACCCTAGCGGATAGCCGGCCGCGCATCCGAGGGCGGTTTGCGAGGAACGACGAGATCGACAAGTGCTATCAGCTTCCATGGAGCCATGAAGCTGGCGGggaggacgaagaagaagacgaggacgaTAACTGGGCTAACTTTCTCGACTCATTCTCGTCGGGGAATCTGTAG